The following proteins are encoded in a genomic region of Mycobacterium sp. 155:
- a CDS encoding heme-copper oxidase subunit III codes for MTSAIGTSGTAITSRVHSLNRPNMVSVGTIVWLSSELMFFAGLFAMYFTARAQAEGVWPPPPTHLNLAEAVPVTLVLIASSFTCQMGVFAAERGDVFGLRRWYVLTFFMGAFFVGGQAYEYFMLVHEGTTIPGSAYGSVFYLATGFHGMHVIGGLIAFIFLLARTKMSKFTPAQATAAIVVSYYWHFVDIVWIALFATIYFVR; via the coding sequence GTGACGAGCGCTATAGGCACCTCGGGAACCGCCATCACCTCGCGTGTTCATTCGCTGAACCGCCCAAATATGGTGAGTGTTGGCACCATAGTATGGCTTTCCAGTGAGTTGATGTTCTTTGCTGGGCTGTTCGCGATGTACTTCACGGCCCGCGCCCAGGCAGAGGGTGTCTGGCCACCACCACCCACGCATCTGAATCTCGCCGAGGCAGTACCGGTCACGCTGGTGCTGATCGCGTCGTCGTTCACGTGTCAGATGGGCGTGTTCGCCGCCGAGCGCGGTGACGTGTTCGGCCTGCGCCGGTGGTACGTCCTGACGTTCTTCATGGGAGCTTTCTTCGTCGGCGGGCAGGCCTACGAGTACTTCATGCTCGTGCACGAGGGCACCACGATCCCCGGCAGCGCCTACGGCTCGGTGTTCTACCTGGCGACCGGTTTCCACGGCATGCACGTGATCGGCGGTCTGATTGCATTCATCTTCCTGCTGGCGCGCACCAAGATGAGTAAGTTCACTCCTGCACAGGCCACCGCGGCGATCGTTGTCTCGTACTACTGGCATTTCGTCGACATCGTGTGGATTGCGCTGTTCGCCACCATCTACTTCGTCCGATAA
- a CDS encoding c-type cytochrome — protein MRRSSMTSKSRRRLRRRLSAGLLLLIGLAVAGGVAATLTPTPQVAVADESQSALLRTGKQLFDTSCVSCHGANLQGVPDRGPSLVGTGEAAVYFQVSTGRMPAMRGEAQVPSKPEHFDESQIDALGAYVQASGGGPTVVRDANGQVAQESLLGPNVARGGDLFRLNCASCHNFTGKGGALSSGKYAPDLGDANPAQIYTAMLTGPQNMPKFSDRQLSPEEKRDIVAYVRESAETPSYGGYGLGGFGPAPEGMAMWIIGIVAAIGIAMWIGARA, from the coding sequence ATGAGAAGGAGTTCGATGACCAGCAAGTCGCGCCGTCGGCTGCGCCGGCGATTGTCAGCAGGCCTACTGCTGCTGATCGGCCTCGCGGTCGCGGGGGGTGTGGCGGCCACGCTGACGCCGACACCGCAAGTGGCGGTCGCCGACGAGTCACAGTCGGCCCTGTTGCGCACCGGCAAGCAGCTGTTCGACACGTCCTGCGTGTCGTGCCACGGAGCCAACCTGCAGGGTGTTCCCGACCGTGGACCCAGCCTGGTCGGTACCGGCGAGGCCGCCGTGTACTTCCAGGTGTCCACCGGCCGCATGCCCGCCATGCGCGGCGAGGCCCAGGTCCCGAGCAAGCCCGAGCACTTCGATGAGTCACAGATCGATGCGCTGGGTGCCTATGTGCAGGCGAGCGGCGGTGGCCCGACGGTCGTCCGCGACGCCAACGGCCAGGTCGCTCAGGAATCGCTGCTGGGACCGAATGTGGCCCGCGGTGGCGACCTGTTCCGCCTGAATTGCGCGTCGTGCCACAACTTCACCGGCAAGGGCGGCGCGTTGTCCTCCGGCAAGTACGCACCCGATCTCGGCGACGCCAACCCGGCCCAGATCTACACCGCGATGCTGACCGGTCCGCAGAACATGCCCAAGTTCTCTGATCGCCAGCTCTCTCCGGAAGAGAAGCGCGACATCGTGGCCTACGTTCGCGAGTCGGCCGAGACCCCGAGCTACGGCGGCTACGGCCTGGGTGGCTTCGGGCCCGCACCGGAGGGCATGGCGATGTGGATCATCGGAATCGTCGCGGCCATCGGCATCGCGATGTGGATCGGAGCACGCGCATGA
- a CDS encoding ubiquinol-cytochrome c reductase iron-sulfur subunit produces the protein MSANTPEGTPTDAELASMTREELVELGGKIDGVETIFKEPRWPVPGTKAEKRSERLVAYWLLLAGLSGLALLLVFIFWPWEYKPFGSEGQFLYSLATPLYGLTFGLSVLAIGVGAVLFQKRFIPEEISIQDRHDGRSTEVARKTVVANLTDALEGSTIKRRKLIGLSLGIGLGAFGAGTLVAFIGGLIKNPWKPVVPTANGKEAVLWTSGWTPRFHGETIYLARATGVPGSSPFVKMRPEDLDAGGMETVFPWRESDGDGVTTESEHKLTEIAMGVRNPVMLIRIKPADMHRVVKRRGQESFNFGELFAFTKVCSHLGCPSSLYEQQTYRILCPCHQSQFDALHFAKPIFGPAARALAQLPITIDKDGYLVANGNFIEPVGPAFWERKS, from the coding sequence ATGAGCGCCAACACCCCCGAGGGCACGCCGACCGACGCCGAACTGGCCTCGATGACCCGTGAGGAACTCGTCGAGCTCGGCGGCAAGATCGACGGCGTCGAGACCATCTTCAAGGAACCTCGTTGGCCGGTCCCCGGCACCAAGGCCGAGAAGCGCTCCGAGCGTCTCGTCGCGTACTGGCTTCTGCTGGCCGGACTTTCGGGCCTGGCCTTGCTGCTGGTGTTCATCTTCTGGCCGTGGGAGTACAAGCCCTTCGGCTCTGAGGGACAGTTCCTCTATTCACTGGCCACCCCGCTGTACGGCCTGACGTTCGGACTGTCGGTCCTGGCCATCGGCGTGGGCGCGGTGCTCTTCCAGAAGAGGTTCATCCCAGAGGAGATCTCGATCCAGGACCGCCACGACGGGCGTTCCACCGAGGTCGCCCGCAAGACCGTCGTGGCCAACCTCACCGACGCGCTCGAGGGCTCGACGATCAAGCGGCGCAAGCTCATCGGCCTCTCGTTGGGCATCGGCCTCGGCGCATTCGGCGCCGGCACCCTGGTGGCATTCATCGGCGGCCTGATCAAGAACCCGTGGAAGCCGGTGGTTCCCACCGCCAACGGCAAGGAAGCCGTGCTGTGGACCTCGGGCTGGACGCCGCGGTTCCACGGCGAGACGATCTACCTCGCCCGCGCCACCGGTGTGCCCGGTTCGTCGCCTTTCGTCAAGATGCGGCCCGAGGACCTCGACGCCGGAGGCATGGAAACTGTGTTCCCCTGGCGGGAATCAGACGGTGACGGCGTCACGACCGAGTCCGAGCACAAGCTGACCGAGATCGCCATGGGTGTGCGCAACCCGGTCATGCTCATCCGCATCAAGCCGGCCGACATGCACCGCGTGGTCAAGCGTAGGGGCCAGGAGAGCTTCAACTTCGGTGAGCTGTTCGCCTTCACCAAGGTCTGCTCGCACCTGGGCTGCCCCTCGTCGCTGTACGAGCAGCAGACCTATCGCATCCTGTGCCCGTGCCACCAGTCGCAGTTCGACGCGTTGCACTTCGCCAAGCCCATCTTCGGTCCGGCCGCGCGCGCATTGGCACAGCTGCCCATCACCATTGACAAAGACGGTTACCTGGTTGCCAACGGCAACTTCATCGAACCCGTCGGACCGGCATTCTGGGAGCGCAAATCATGA
- the ripC gene encoding peptidoglycan hydrolase RipC, with product MRHDRAHRPTSRVRRPVAGAIAGLTVFTGLLAGAAQADPAQDALAKLNELSRQAEQTTEAMHSAEIDLSKKVAAQEVADKQHADDAAAVDTSKAQLATFQTAVDKVAAAQYMGGRTSGFDAMLTADSPQQLIDQLAVQRVMAAEMAGQMQSYREVGKQAAAAEAASAKSAADAKTAAEQAAAVRADLQSKQSRLQVQIAIVKSQYQALTPGQREALAAAPPAPVAPPPPAPEALPPAQDPSIQASAPDGVPPGDVAPPEAATPGDNGHSATVIQAALSRIGSPYSWGAAGPGSFDCSGLVMWSFQQAGISLPHSSQALAAGGQPVSMDQIQPGDLVTYYSDASHVGIYIGDGMMVHASTYGTPVRVAPVNNAPIYDIRRY from the coding sequence TTGAGGCACGACCGCGCGCACCGGCCCACAAGTCGTGTCAGGCGACCCGTTGCAGGCGCAATCGCGGGCTTGACCGTATTCACCGGCCTGCTCGCCGGCGCCGCGCAGGCCGACCCTGCGCAGGATGCTCTGGCAAAGCTCAATGAGCTATCCAGGCAGGCGGAGCAGACTACCGAGGCGATGCACTCGGCAGAGATCGACCTCAGTAAAAAGGTTGCAGCGCAAGAGGTTGCGGATAAGCAACATGCTGACGACGCGGCGGCCGTGGATACTTCCAAGGCGCAGCTTGCAACCTTTCAGACCGCGGTGGACAAGGTGGCTGCCGCCCAGTACATGGGTGGCCGGACGTCAGGCTTCGACGCGATGCTGACCGCCGATTCGCCGCAGCAGCTGATCGATCAGCTCGCCGTGCAACGGGTGATGGCCGCCGAGATGGCCGGGCAGATGCAGAGCTACCGCGAGGTGGGCAAGCAGGCTGCCGCCGCCGAGGCAGCGTCGGCCAAATCGGCCGCTGACGCCAAGACCGCGGCCGAGCAGGCCGCCGCGGTGCGGGCCGACCTGCAATCCAAGCAAAGCCGGTTGCAGGTGCAGATCGCCATCGTCAAGTCGCAGTACCAGGCCCTCACGCCCGGGCAGCGCGAGGCGCTCGCAGCTGCCCCGCCCGCACCGGTGGCCCCGCCGCCACCAGCTCCTGAGGCATTACCGCCCGCTCAGGATCCCAGTATCCAGGCCTCGGCACCCGACGGGGTTCCCCCCGGCGACGTAGCACCACCGGAGGCCGCGACACCCGGCGACAACGGGCATTCGGCAACCGTCATCCAGGCAGCCCTGAGCCGTATCGGCTCACCGTATTCCTGGGGCGCGGCCGGTCCCGGTTCGTTCGACTGCTCGGGTCTGGTGATGTGGTCGTTCCAGCAGGCCGGCATCTCATTGCCGCATTCCAGCCAAGCCCTGGCCGCGGGCGGCCAGCCGGTGTCGATGGACCAAATCCAGCCCGGTGACCTGGTGACGTATTACTCGGACGCTTCGCATGTCGGCATCTATATCGGTGACGGAATGATGGTGCACGCGTCGACCTACGGCACCCCCGTTCGGGTCGCCCCGGTCAACAATGCGCCGATCTACGACATTCGCCGGTACTGA
- a CDS encoding long-chain fatty acid--CoA ligase, with protein sequence MREYSVPASFQIGEHDTVVDAVYTHERDDPHYAIFQRLVDGAWTDVTCAQAAAQIRSTALGLIAEGVQPGDRVAILSATRYEWPIIDFAILSIGAVTVPIYETSAAEQIRHVLDNSSAVLVIAETDAHAERVEQLHDQVPTVRKVLRIEGTGPAALDRLAEAGASVDPGEFETRLAAVKSSDPATLIYTSGTTGLPKGCELTHANLLSEIHGAKAAFPALLTKGQRMLVFLPLAHVLSRAITVAAFTNKVALGFSSDIKNLVPMFGVFKPTLVVSVPRVFEKVYNTAEQNARNDGKGWIFDQAVATAIEYSQALDAGGASLVLKVKHALFDKLVYGKLRAALGGDCRASISGGAPLGARLGHFYRGVGLTIYEGYGLTETSAAITVNQVGALKIGSVGKLLSGNSMRLFDDGELLVKGGVVFNGYWNNEQATAEAIQDGWFHTGDLGSIDDDGFLTIVGRKKEIIVTAGGKNVAPAILEDRLRAHPLISQAMCVGDQQPFIAALITIDPEAFEGWKQRNGKDATATVADLTDDPDLVAEIDLAVKEADEAVSKAEAIRKFRILPVDFTEETGELTPTLKVKRKVVAEKFADDIAALYS encoded by the coding sequence GTGCGTGAGTACAGCGTTCCGGCATCGTTCCAGATCGGCGAGCATGACACCGTCGTCGATGCCGTCTACACCCATGAGCGCGACGACCCCCACTACGCCATCTTCCAGCGTCTGGTCGACGGCGCCTGGACCGACGTCACATGTGCCCAGGCCGCGGCGCAGATCCGTTCGACCGCTTTGGGTTTGATCGCCGAAGGGGTACAGCCCGGTGACCGGGTGGCGATCCTGTCCGCGACCCGTTACGAGTGGCCGATCATCGACTTCGCCATCCTGTCCATCGGCGCGGTCACTGTGCCGATCTACGAGACCTCGGCGGCCGAGCAGATCCGCCACGTGCTGGACAACTCCTCGGCGGTACTGGTGATCGCCGAAACCGACGCGCACGCCGAACGCGTCGAGCAGTTACACGATCAGGTGCCCACCGTGCGCAAGGTGCTGCGCATCGAGGGCACCGGCCCCGCCGCACTCGACAGACTGGCCGAAGCCGGCGCCTCCGTCGACCCCGGCGAATTCGAAACACGTCTCGCCGCGGTCAAATCGTCCGACCCGGCCACACTGATCTACACCTCGGGTACCACCGGTCTACCCAAGGGCTGCGAGCTCACCCACGCCAACCTGCTCTCCGAGATCCACGGCGCCAAGGCTGCGTTCCCGGCCCTGTTGACCAAGGGCCAACGGATGCTGGTGTTCCTGCCGCTGGCCCATGTGCTGTCGCGGGCGATCACCGTCGCCGCGTTCACCAACAAGGTGGCGCTCGGGTTCAGCAGCGACATCAAGAACCTGGTCCCGATGTTCGGGGTGTTCAAGCCGACGCTGGTGGTGTCGGTGCCGCGCGTGTTCGAGAAGGTGTACAACACCGCCGAGCAGAATGCCCGCAACGACGGCAAGGGCTGGATCTTCGACCAGGCCGTGGCCACTGCGATTGAATACAGCCAGGCCCTCGACGCCGGCGGTGCAAGCCTGGTGCTCAAGGTCAAGCACGCGCTGTTCGACAAGCTGGTGTACGGCAAGCTGCGGGCGGCGCTCGGCGGAGACTGCCGCGCCTCGATCTCCGGCGGCGCACCGCTGGGCGCGCGGCTCGGGCACTTCTACCGCGGCGTCGGCCTGACCATCTACGAGGGCTACGGGCTGACCGAGACCAGCGCGGCCATCACCGTCAACCAGGTCGGTGCGCTCAAGATCGGCTCGGTTGGAAAGTTGTTGTCCGGCAACAGCATGCGGCTCTTCGATGACGGCGAGTTGCTGGTCAAGGGCGGCGTGGTGTTCAACGGTTACTGGAACAACGAGCAGGCCACGGCCGAGGCCATCCAGGACGGCTGGTTCCACACGGGCGATCTCGGCTCCATCGACGACGACGGCTTCCTGACCATCGTGGGCCGCAAGAAGGAGATCATCGTCACCGCGGGCGGCAAGAACGTCGCCCCCGCCATCCTGGAAGACCGGCTGCGGGCGCACCCGCTGATCAGCCAAGCCATGTGTGTCGGCGACCAGCAGCCCTTCATCGCCGCGCTGATCACCATCGACCCGGAGGCGTTCGAGGGCTGGAAGCAGCGCAACGGCAAGGACGCCACGGCAACTGTGGCGGACTTGACCGACGATCCGGATCTGGTTGCCGAGATCGACCTGGCGGTGAAGGAGGCCGACGAGGCGGTGTCCAAGGCCGAGGCCATCCGCAAGTTCCGTATCCTGCCGGTGGACTTCACCGAGGAGACAGGCGAGCTGACACCCACGCTGAAGGTCAAGCGCAAGGTCGTCGCGGAGAAGTTCGCAGACGACATCGCGGCGCTCTACAGCTGA
- a CDS encoding cytochrome bc complex cytochrome b subunit yields MSPDLAKKAAAQGDAIDSRYHPSAAVRRQLNKVFPTHWSFLLGEIALYSFIVLLITGVWLTLFFDPSMAEVTYNGVYQPLRGVQMSRAYETALNISFEVRGGLFIRQIHHWAALMFSASIMVHMARIFFTGAFRRPREANWVIGSLLLILSMFEGYFGYSLPDDLLSGIGLRAALSSISLGMPVIGTWLHWALFGGDFPGTILIPRLYALHILLIPGIILALIGAHLALVWFQKHTQFPGPGRTETNVVGVRVMPVFAVKSGAFFALITGVLGLMGGLLTINPIWQLGPYKPSQVSAGSQPDFYMMWTEGLARIWPAWEFYPFGHTIPAVVWVAVIMGVVFGLLIAYPFIEKKITGDDAHHNLLQRPRDVPVRTAIGSMAIAFYMVLTLAAMNDIIALKFHISLNATTWIGRIGMVVLPGIVYYIAYRWAVSLQRSDRAVLEHGIETGILKRLPHGAYVELHQPLGPVDDHGHPIPLEYQGAALPKRMNKLGSGGAPGTGSFLYADPIVEHEALTEAAHTSEHKALTALKEHQDRIHEDGETSGHH; encoded by the coding sequence ATGAGCCCTGACCTTGCCAAGAAGGCTGCCGCGCAAGGCGATGCAATCGACTCGCGGTATCACCCGTCGGCGGCGGTACGTCGGCAGCTGAACAAGGTCTTCCCCACCCACTGGTCGTTCTTGTTGGGTGAGATCGCCCTGTACAGCTTCATCGTGCTGCTGATCACCGGTGTCTGGCTGACCTTGTTCTTCGATCCGTCGATGGCCGAGGTGACCTATAACGGGGTATACCAACCCCTTCGGGGCGTGCAGATGTCGCGCGCCTACGAGACGGCGCTGAACATCAGCTTCGAGGTCCGCGGCGGCTTGTTCATCCGCCAGATCCACCACTGGGCTGCCCTGATGTTCTCCGCGTCGATCATGGTGCACATGGCCCGTATTTTCTTCACCGGCGCGTTCCGGCGCCCGCGTGAGGCCAACTGGGTCATCGGCTCGCTGCTGTTGATCCTGTCGATGTTCGAGGGCTACTTCGGTTACTCACTGCCCGACGATCTGTTGTCCGGCATCGGTCTGCGGGCCGCGCTCTCGTCGATCTCGCTGGGCATGCCAGTGATCGGTACTTGGTTGCACTGGGCACTGTTCGGCGGTGACTTCCCGGGCACGATCCTCATCCCACGCCTCTACGCGCTGCACATCCTGCTGATCCCCGGCATCATCCTGGCCCTGATCGGCGCTCACCTGGCACTCGTGTGGTTCCAGAAGCACACCCAGTTCCCCGGTCCGGGACGTACCGAGACCAACGTCGTGGGCGTGCGCGTCATGCCGGTGTTCGCCGTCAAGTCCGGTGCGTTCTTCGCGTTGATCACCGGCGTGCTGGGCCTCATGGGCGGCCTGCTGACCATCAACCCGATCTGGCAACTGGGCCCCTACAAGCCCTCTCAGGTCTCCGCGGGTAGCCAGCCGGACTTCTACATGATGTGGACCGAAGGCCTGGCCCGTATCTGGCCGGCCTGGGAGTTCTATCCCTTCGGTCACACCATTCCGGCGGTGGTCTGGGTCGCGGTGATCATGGGTGTTGTCTTCGGGCTACTGATCGCCTACCCCTTCATCGAGAAGAAGATCACCGGCGATGACGCGCATCACAACCTGTTGCAGCGTCCGCGGGATGTCCCGGTGCGCACCGCCATCGGCTCCATGGCCATCGCGTTCTACATGGTGCTCACCCTGGCTGCGATGAACGACATCATCGCACTCAAATTCCACATCTCGCTGAACGCCACCACCTGGATCGGCCGCATCGGCATGGTCGTCCTACCGGGCATCGTCTACTACATCGCCTACCGCTGGGCCGTCTCCCTGCAACGCAGCGACCGCGCAGTCCTCGAACACGGCATCGAAACCGGCATCCTCAAACGCCTGCCCCACGGTGCCTACGTCGAACTGCACCAGCCACTGGGACCGGTTGACGACCATGGTCACCCCATCCCCCTGGAATACCAAGGTGCGGCCCTACCCAAGCGGATGAACAAACTCGGCTCCGGCGGCGCCCCCGGCACCGGCAGCTTCTTGTACGCCGATCCCATCGTCGAACACGAAGCCCTCACCGAAGCCGCTCACACCTCCGAGCACAAAGCTCTCACCGCACTCAAAGAGCATCAGGACCGCATCCACGAAGACGGGGAGACCAGCGGTCACCACTGA
- a CDS encoding SRPBCC family protein, with amino-acid sequence MADKTAQTIYIEADPSTVIDVIADIESYPEWVAEYKETEVLEVYENGLPKKARLVLDAAVLKDTMVLSYVWPADRTSVSWTLVSSSLLRALDGTYRLAPKGSGTDVTYELSVDLIIPMIGLLKRKAERRLTDTALKDLKKRVEVH; translated from the coding sequence GTGGCCGACAAGACGGCGCAGACCATCTATATCGAGGCCGATCCATCGACGGTGATCGACGTCATCGCCGATATCGAGTCCTATCCGGAGTGGGTGGCCGAATACAAGGAGACCGAGGTTCTCGAAGTCTATGAGAACGGCCTGCCGAAAAAGGCCCGGCTGGTACTCGATGCGGCGGTGCTCAAGGACACCATGGTGTTGTCCTACGTGTGGCCCGCCGACCGCACATCGGTGAGTTGGACGCTGGTGTCGAGTTCGTTGCTGCGTGCGCTGGATGGCACATATCGGCTGGCGCCCAAGGGATCCGGTACGGATGTCACCTATGAACTTTCGGTCGATCTGATCATCCCGATGATCGGGCTGCTCAAGCGGAAGGCTGAGCGGCGGCTCACCGACACCGCGTTGAAAGACCTCAAGAAGCGAGTCGAGGTGCACTGA
- the pimB gene encoding GDP-mannose-dependent alpha-(1-6)-phosphatidylinositol monomannoside mannosyltransferase, with protein sequence MTRVLLVTNDFPPRRGGIQSYLQAFVEQLVSSGEHQLTVYAPKWKGAETYDNKASGYHVVRHPTTLMIPEPTVATRMCGLIGEHDIDTVWFGAAAPLALLGPLARRAGASRVVASTHGHEVGWSMLPVARSALRRIGDDADIVTFVSHYTRGRFASAFGPDAALEHLPPGVDTDRFQPDPAARAEMRKRYGLGGSPVVVCLSRLVPRKGQDMLIRALPAMRQRVPGTILVIVGSGPYLEKLKQLAHGCGVAEHVVFTGAVPGDELPAHHAMADVFAMPCRTRGAGLDVEGLGIVYLEASACGVPVVAGTSGGAPETVLDGQTGAVVDGTDVSAIATAVGDLLADPGRAAAMGVAGRHWVMDNWQWRAKGARLAELLTG encoded by the coding sequence GTGACGCGGGTTCTGTTGGTCACCAACGATTTTCCGCCGCGTCGCGGTGGTATCCAGTCGTATCTCCAGGCGTTCGTCGAGCAGTTGGTGAGCTCGGGTGAGCATCAGTTGACGGTGTATGCGCCGAAATGGAAAGGCGCCGAGACCTATGACAACAAGGCGTCCGGCTACCACGTGGTGCGGCATCCCACCACGCTGATGATCCCGGAACCGACTGTCGCCACGCGCATGTGCGGGCTCATCGGCGAACACGACATCGATACCGTGTGGTTCGGCGCAGCCGCGCCGCTGGCTTTGCTTGGACCGTTGGCGCGGCGGGCCGGGGCGAGCCGGGTGGTGGCCAGCACCCACGGCCACGAGGTGGGTTGGTCGATGCTGCCGGTGGCCCGCAGCGCCCTGCGCCGCATCGGTGACGACGCCGACATCGTGACGTTCGTCAGCCATTACACCCGGGGCCGGTTCGCGTCGGCGTTCGGGCCCGATGCTGCCCTCGAACACCTTCCGCCCGGGGTCGACACCGACCGGTTCCAGCCCGACCCGGCGGCCCGCGCCGAGATGCGCAAGCGCTACGGCCTGGGTGGCAGCCCCGTAGTGGTGTGCCTATCGCGGCTGGTGCCGCGCAAGGGGCAGGACATGTTGATCCGGGCGCTACCGGCGATGCGGCAGCGGGTGCCCGGCACCATCCTCGTCATCGTCGGTAGCGGACCGTATCTGGAAAAGCTCAAGCAGCTCGCACACGGATGCGGAGTGGCCGAGCATGTGGTGTTCACGGGCGCGGTACCGGGCGACGAACTGCCCGCTCACCACGCAATGGCTGACGTGTTCGCGATGCCGTGCCGCACCCGGGGCGCGGGGCTGGATGTCGAGGGGCTCGGCATCGTCTACCTGGAGGCGTCGGCATGTGGCGTGCCGGTGGTCGCCGGAACCTCCGGTGGGGCACCGGAAACCGTGCTCGACGGACAGACCGGCGCCGTCGTCGACGGCACCGACGTCAGCGCGATCGCCACCGCGGTCGGTGATCTGCTGGCGGACCCGGGGCGGGCCGCCGCCATGGGCGTGGCGGGTCGACACTGGGTCATGGACAACTGGCAGTGGCGGGCCAAGGGGGCCCGCCTCGCCGAGCTGCTGACCGGCTGA
- the trpD gene encoding anthranilate phosphoribosyltransferase yields the protein MVTGSSQPFSSPSQPGTAPTWSRVLGWLTTGQSLPNGYADWAMDQIMTGSATPAQIAGFAVAMKMKRPTSSEVAELADNMLSHARLVPTDRIGTETVDIVGTGGDGANTVNLSTMAAIVVAACGVPVVKHGNRAASSLSGGADTLEALGVRIDLGADDLARSVAEVGIGFAFAPQFHPSYRHASTVRREIGVPTVFNLLGPLTNPARPRAGLIGCAWADLAEVMAGVFAARGSSVLVVHGDDGLDELTTTTTSTIWRVQAGTVERLTFDPAAFGFARAEIGELVGGDAATNAAEARAVLGGAKGPVRDAVVLNAAGAMVAHAGLASDAKWVPAWESGLARAAEAIDSGAAEQLLARWVRFGQQL from the coding sequence GTGGTAACCGGATCCTCACAGCCGTTCTCGTCCCCTTCTCAGCCTGGCACGGCGCCCACGTGGTCGCGTGTTCTGGGCTGGCTGACCACTGGGCAGAGCCTGCCCAACGGGTATGCGGACTGGGCGATGGATCAGATCATGACGGGCTCGGCGACCCCGGCGCAGATCGCCGGTTTCGCGGTCGCCATGAAGATGAAACGGCCGACCTCGTCTGAAGTAGCCGAGCTGGCCGACAACATGCTGTCCCACGCCCGCCTGGTCCCGACCGACCGCATCGGCACCGAGACGGTGGACATCGTCGGCACCGGTGGCGACGGGGCCAACACGGTGAACCTCTCCACCATGGCGGCCATCGTGGTGGCCGCCTGCGGTGTGCCGGTCGTCAAGCACGGCAACCGCGCTGCCTCGTCCCTGTCCGGCGGGGCCGACACACTCGAGGCACTCGGAGTGAGGATCGATTTGGGTGCAGACGATCTCGCTCGCAGCGTCGCGGAGGTCGGAATCGGCTTCGCGTTCGCGCCCCAGTTCCACCCGTCCTATCGGCACGCGTCGACCGTGCGCCGCGAGATCGGGGTGCCGACGGTCTTCAACTTGCTTGGGCCGCTGACCAACCCCGCCCGGCCGCGGGCAGGCCTGATCGGTTGTGCGTGGGCAGACCTGGCCGAGGTGATGGCGGGTGTCTTCGCCGCCCGCGGCTCCAGCGTGCTGGTGGTGCATGGCGACGACGGCCTGGACGAGCTCACCACCACGACCACGAGCACTATCTGGCGCGTGCAGGCCGGCACCGTGGAGCGGCTGACGTTCGACCCCGCCGCGTTCGGTTTCGCGCGGGCCGAGATCGGCGAACTGGTCGGTGGTGACGCCGCTACCAACGCCGCCGAGGCGCGTGCGGTTCTTGGCGGGGCCAAGGGGCCCGTCCGGGATGCGGTGGTGCTCAACGCGGCCGGGGCGATGGTTGCCCACGCCGGGCTAGCCAGCGACGCCAAGTGGGTGCCCGCGTGGGAATCCGGCCTGGCGCGTGCTGCCGAGGCCATCGACTCCGGTGCGGCCGAACAACTGCTCGCGCGTTGGGTGCGGTTCGGTCAGCAACTCTGA